A single window of Mesoplodon densirostris isolate mMesDen1 chromosome 13, mMesDen1 primary haplotype, whole genome shotgun sequence DNA harbors:
- the RRS1 gene encoding ribosome biogenesis regulatory protein homolog — MEGQSVEELLAKAERDEAEKLQRITVHKELELEFDLGNLLASDRNPPTGLRHAGPTQEAELRALARDNTQLLINQLWQLPTDRVEEALVAQLPEPTTRLPREKPVPRPRPLTRWQQFARLKGIRPKKKTNLVWDEGSGQWRRRWGYQRARDDTKEWLIEVPGNADPMEDQFAKRIQAKKERVAKNELNRLRNLARAHKMQLPSAAGMHPTGHQSKEELGRAVQVAKVSTASVGRFQELLPKEKAPRGSGKKRKFQPLFGDFAAEKKSQLEMLRIMNSKKPQLDVTRATNKQMREEDQEEAAKRRKMSQKGKRKGGRQGPGGKRKGGPPSQGGKRKGGLGGKMNSGRPGLSGKRKGGQHQGGKRRK; from the coding sequence ATGGAGGGTCAGAGCGTGGAGGAGCTGCTGGCAAAGGCGGAGCGGGACGAGGCAGAGAAGCTGCAGCGCATCACGGTGCACAAGGAACTGGAGCTGGAGTTCGACCTGGGTAACCTGCTGGCCTCGGACCGGAACCCTCCGACCGGgctgcggcacgcgggacccaCGCAGGAGGCCGAGCTGCGGGCCCTGGCGCGGGACAACACGCAGCTGCTCATCAACCAGCTGTGGCAGCTGCCCACCGATCGTGTGGAGGAGGCGCTGGTGGCGCAGCTGCCGGAGCCCACCACTCGTCTGCCGCGCGAGAAACCTGTGCCCCGGCCGCGGCCGCTTACACGCTGGCAGCAGTTCGCGCGCCTCAAGGGCATCCGTCCCAAGAAGAAGACCAATCTGGTGTGGGACGAGGGGAGCGGCCAGTGGCGCCGCCGCTGGGGCTACCAGCGCGCCCGCGACGACACCAAGGAATGGTTAATCGAGGTGCCCGGGAATGCCGACCCCATGGAGGACCAGTTCGCCAAGCGGATTCAAGCTAAGAAGGAACGGGTGGCCAAGAACGAGCTGAACCGGCTGCGTAACCTGGCCCGCGCGCACAAGATGCAGCTGCCCAGCGCGGCCGGCATGCACCCTACCGGACACCAGAGTAAGGAGGAGCTGGGCCGCGCCGTGCAGGTGGCCAAGGTCTCCACCGCCTCTGTGGGGCGCTTCCAGGAGCTCCTGCCCAAGGAGAAGGCGCCCCGGGGCTCTGGAAAGAAGAGGAAGTTTCAGCCTCTTTTCGGGGACTTTGCAGCCGAGAAAAAGAGCCAGTTGGAGATGCTGCGAATAATGAACAGCAAGAAGCCTCAGTTGGACGTTACGAGGGCCACCAATAAGCAGATGAGGGAGGAGGACCAGGAAGAGGCGGCTAAGAGGAGGAAAATGAGTCAAAAGGGCAAGAGAAAGGGGGGCCGACAGGGTCCTGGGGGTAAGAGGAAAGGGGGCCCGCCCAGccaaggagggaagaggaaagggggCTTGGGAGGCAAGATGAATTCCGGGCGTCCTGGCTTGAGTGGCAAGAGAAAGGGAGGGCAACACcaaggaggaaagaggaggaagtaA